One Mytilus trossulus isolate FHL-02 chromosome 5, PNRI_Mtr1.1.1.hap1, whole genome shotgun sequence DNA segment encodes these proteins:
- the LOC134719059 gene encoding uncharacterized protein LOC134719059 yields the protein MKTCVIVSQIVLFVCLVCVSGKRGRPRRRCFLPKEIGVCRARKTRYYFNQETGSCEEFIYGGCRGNRNNFFSLERCRRACEQGYNQEFHNRGHGLDGQDGEDGQDGLSFRGSGGRGGRRGQGGRGGRRGQGGRGGSTGRPGNSNNAPLNGVLEDNGGIGGGGNGGSGGNGGRGGNGGTWNGGNGGNGGHGGNGGNGGNGGVPDGDNDGVRNGSNGGSGGNGGNGGNGGTWTGGNGDDGERNGGDGGERYGGNGGRRNGGGGGGRYGVGGGGRNGGTWNGGNGGHGGNGGRGGNGGHGGNGGNWNEGNGGHGGHGGNGGHGGNGGNWNDGNGVHGGHGGNGGHGGNGGNWNKGYGGHGGHGGNGGHGGY from the exons ATGAAGACATGTGTAATAGTCAGTCAGATTGTGCTCTTTGTTTGTTTGGTCTGTGTGTCTGGTAAAAGAGGGAGAC CGAGACGCCGATGCTTTCTACCTAAAGAAATTGGAGTGTGTCGTGCACGCAAAACACGATATTATTTTAACCAGGAGACAGGAAGTTGTGAAGAATTTATCTATGGTGGTTGCCGTGGAAACagaaataatttcttttcattagAACGTTGCAGAAGAGCAT GTGAACAAGGATACAACCAAGAATTTCATAACAGAGGACATGGATTGGATGGTCAAGATGGAGAAGACGGACAAGACGGGTTGTCCTTCAGAGGTTCAGGCGGAAGAGGTGGTAGACGAGGCCAGGGAGGAAGAGGTGGTAGACGAGGTCAGGGAGGTAGAGGAGGTTCTACAGGAAGACCAGGGAATTCAAACAACGCACCACTGAATGGTGTCCTTGAAGATAATGGAGGAATTGGCGGTGGTGGTAATGGTGGTAGTGGTGGTAATGGTGGCCGAGGAGGTAATGGAGGTACTTGGAATGGGGGAAATGGCGGCAATGGAGGACATGGCGGTAATGGTGGCAATGGTGGTAATGGTGGCGTTCCGGATGGCGACAATGACGGTGTTCGGAATGGAAGTAATGGTGGCAGTGGAGGTAATGGTGGCAATGGGGGTAATGGAGGTACTTGGACTGGAGGTAATGGTGACGACGGCGAGCGAAATGGTGGCGATGGAGGCGAGCGTTATGGTGGCAATGGTGGTCGGCGTAATGGTGGCGGAGGAGGTGGGCGTTATGGTGTCGGAGGCGGCGGGCGTAATGGCGGTACTTGGAATGGAGGTAATGGTGGTCATGGTGGTAACGGAGGACGTGGTGGTAATGGAGGACACGGTGGTAATGGTGGTAATTGGAATGAAGGTAATGGTGGTCATGGAGGACATGGTGGTAATGGCGGACACGGTGGTAATGGTGGTAATTGGAATGACGGTAATGGTGTTCATGGAGGCCATGGTGGTAACGGAGGACACGGTGGTAATGGTGGTAATTGGAATAAAGGTTATGGTGGTCATGGAGGACATGGTGGTAATGGAGGACACGGTGGTTATTAA
- the LOC134719065 gene encoding probable palmitoyltransferase ZDHHC24, with product MALNVNFLKFHTKNASETFLFYVFIIGGLFLVWYEAFHILPYYVNKGTTNNPNFHLFFAVWFAVNIFGNMYKMVSIDITGRHIISPTGDAPKGWKYCPECVKNRPERSHHCPLCDVCVLKRDHHCFFAGYCVGYHNHRYYVAMVFYISVAAIYGNIFNFEFVRDVKGELGIWGILSFLLPHVGFLLGGDDFYVTGITMLTFIGFLLLILFLWLLGIQINQILKGQTKFEAKKGITTYSVGLKRVLREIGGKNWFLILLNPWIPSDLPGDGTSFEKNETKTL from the coding sequence ATGGCATTGAACGTGAATTTTCTAAAGTTTCATACTAAAAATGCATCAGAAACattcttattttatgtttttatcatcgGAGGATTGTTTCTTGTGTGGTATGAAGCTTTTCACATTCTTCCATACTATGTCAACAAAGGTACAACGAATAACCCaaactttcatttgtttttcgCTGTGTGGTTTGCTGTGAATATTTTtggaaacatgtataaaatggtATCAATAGATATTACAGGAAGACATATCATTTCTCCGACTGGAGATGCACCGAAAGGCTGGAAATACTGTCCGGAATGTGTGAAGAACCGGCCGGAAAGATCGCATCACTGCCCACTCTGTGATGTTTGTGTTCTGAAAAGAGACCATCACTGTTTCTTCGCCGGTTACTGTGTTGGTTACCATAATCACCGTTATTACGTTGCCATGGTTTTCTATATATCTGTTGCAGCTATTTATggaaacattttcaattttgaatttgtacGTGACGTGAAAGGAGAACTTGGTATTTGGGGGATACTTTCTTTCCTCCTCCCACACGTTGGTTTTCTCCTCGGAGGGGACGATTTCTACGTTACTGGAATAACAATGCTGACATTCATTGGATTTTTATTGCTCATCTTGTTTCTATGGTTACTTGGtattcaaataaatcaaatattgaaaGGACAAACGAAATTTGAAGCAAAGAAAGGAATCACTACATATAGTGTTGGACTGAAGAGAGTTTTGAGGGAAATCGGTGGTAAAAACTGGTTCCTTATTTTGCTGAATCCATGGATACCGTCTGATTTACCAGGAGATGGaacttcatttgaaaaaaatgagacAAAAACGTTATAA